The DNA window ATGGCCTGCGTGAGTCGCTCTCCTTCCACACCGGCTGTGCATTGTGCGATACGCCTGCGTGCGCGGCATTCCTGCTGCTCGCGGCCGAGAGCCTCGAGGAGGCTGTCTTGGTCGAGCGCTTTTCTATCGGTACCGATCTCGAGCCGGAGCACAGTGCGACGCTGATCGTCGAGGTCGAGTCGCTGAATGGCGCGGAGAGTGGAAAAGGCGACTGGCGCTTGAGCGGTCCCGGCATCGCTGGACAGCGCGCGATCTCGGTCGGTGGCGGGGTCGCGCTGGCGCGGCTGCTGGCCGCCAACCGAGCCCACTTTCCTCGCGGGCTCGACGCGATCCTCTGTGCCGGTGGGGGATTCAC is part of the Halotalea alkalilenta genome and encodes:
- the phnH gene encoding phosphonate C-P lyase system protein PhnH; this encodes MLWHPFSDPVHDAQRHFRQLLAAMAEPGLPQQTGPATPRPQGAIGAAAWATLLTLCDLDTPVWIDPRLEGDGLRESLSFHTGCALCDTPACAAFLLLAAESLEEAVLVERFSIGTDLEPEHSATLIVEVESLNGAESGKGDWRLSGPGIAGQRAISVGGGVALARLLAANRAHFPRGLDAILCAGGGFTAIPRSTRIESASLREVA